The DNA window AGTGTATATAAGCAGTGTAGTTTTTTTCATGCTGGTGTTATCTGTCAAAGCACTTTGAcaattgttattacattttcccATTAGTCCAGTGTTGTCCAAAGTAGATCAATTCAAAATTCTAGATCAAAGCAGGTAAACTCCAAAGATATAATTGGGAAGTCCAAATTTTATCAATTCCAATAATgcaaagacaaacacaacagACAGTTACTAGTATTATGAAATGGACTTCCTTCAAAAGTCTTTCATTCCCTTAAAATGTTGACTTGCGCTGTTCGTACTACGCCTGCTCAAATGACTAAAATTGACTTGTGCAGGGTAGGTCCACGTTTGTAAAGTGTAATTATTTGATTCAGTTCACTTCCGATTTGGTGtgtcaaaaaaataatatgCTTTTGATTGTTTGATTTAAGTAGCGTACTCCATTTAGTGGATTTCTCTTACGTTTGTGTTTGAACCCATTCAAATACTAGATAATCTGTCAATGGAAGTGTGTTCTAAAAATGTCTATCCAATGAGATGTAAAGTGGTCATTTATTATCTTTCTCATTGGTCCAACCAGCTGACAATCTTCCCCTATGTATGAGGATTGGCTAAATCTTCAGACTTGAACAGCTAATCCTCGTTCATAGAATTATCCCAGATGCTTTAGATTGACTGAATCGTTCTGAGAGTGTTACATTTTGTCGGTCTGGTTGTATTCGCTAGGAAGTGTTCTGCAGTGGAAGCCACTATTTGACAGGCGAGACTCGCATCCTGGAATTTCAGACATCAATATCCACGCGATTACTAAATAATCTATTTTTCGCTTTTTACGCAATGGAACCAGATAGTCAATGGATTTAAATCTGACTGCTCAGACTTGATCGCTGCCGTCTACCACAGCAGCTCCTGTCTAAAAACGTCTGCTCTCCAGACTGTGGCTACTACAAGATTATACGCCGCAAACATGGGAACGGTGCTGTCTATATCCCCAACATTAAACAAGGGGACTCTTCTGGATTGCAAAAAAGACAGTGACCACGCAATCAAAACGGGTAGCGTAAAGAAACCGTCCATGCTTGTCTCAGCCCTCACATTTAAGAGAATGGTTTGCGACTCGACCAAGAACAAAAACGACAAGAAAGTCAATCCAGTCGTTGCACAGGTCAGCAACAAACACAACGACCAGTtaaatactgaaaataatcCGAAATCACAGCCACCAATCCGGGACAATCCTGTACCAGTGCCGACGGTTCCGTCCCAAAGCCTTCTTCCTACTCAACCCCAGATCCCCTCTGAGAATGTTAAGCTCTTACCTGTCCAAAAGCAACCTAGCCAAGGAAGCATCCTCTCACCAAGGCGGGTGATTATCCAGGCGTCGACAGGGGAACTGTTGCGCTGCCTGGGAGAATTCATGTGCCGGAGATGCTACAAAGTTAAGATCACTTGTAGTGAAGTAATCCTGTGGTTCCGAAATGTCGATCGAACCCTTCTCCTCCAAGGCTGGCAGGACCAAGGATTCATTACACCAGCTAACCTGGTTTTCGTCTACTTGCTCTGTAAGGAATCGATACCCAACGATATTGACAACGCATTTGAACTCCACGGCATCTTTctgctctgtctctttctatccTACTCTTATATGGGTTGCGAGATATCTTACCCTTTGAAACCGTTCATGGTAATGGCCAAAGAGGAGGATTTTTGGGATAGTTCTGTGAACATCATCAATAACACGAGTGCCAAAATGTTGCAGTTAAATGCAGACCCGCACTTTTTCACGCAGGTGTTTCAAGAGCTGAAAGATGAAGGAGAGTCAAAAGACAAAGACTTGGACCGTTAAAACGAAAACTCAGACGATTTTTTCACAAACAATGGAATCGTGAATTCAAAACAATATTTAGCCTAACAGTATTCCAGCCATAGGCCTTCTACATTTGGAAAGTACTACCTATTAGTTTCGAGAGAATTCATGTGGTCTTTTGTTGAAAACAATTACTACTATTGTAGCCTTCGGACAACGATTAATTAAATGCATGCTAAAGTATTTCAGCTGTAGGCCTATCCATGTTTGCAAAAAAAAGGGTAGGATCATCACAGGGACACCATAATAAATGGTTACAGTAATTTTGTAATTGCCTCAAAATTTTCAATTTTGCAGTGCTTTTGTGTTTTAGACGTCAATAGCCTATGTTATGGGCCGAGAGGCGGAGCTATCCAAGGTACTGGATGGCCGTACGCATCCTATTGAAGGCAATGCTAGTCCTTTGGAGAGGAGACTACAAAAAGGGATGTAGCCTGCTAGTAAAGAAATTGTTTACTGTCATTTGTGCCAAAATCGGTAGACTGAAAACTGGTTtacatcaaatatttatttttaaactgatTAGCAGATTTTGTTTTGCGTTTAACAATTTGTTTATGTGATTGCTGGTTAAAGCAACATAGAAAATAATAGTTAATCtggtttatgtatttatttagccCTTTGTGTTAAATTGTACAAGTACAAGAGTTACTGGGCTAACTTCGCAGTTTCTTTTCAGCATTATTGGTGTATCTCCATCTTCTGTTACTCTGCAACATTGGAGTTGATATGCAGCTATTTGCACAGTCTGAAAGAAGGCCCTGGCAAGTGGCAATACTATGTAttagtaataatttaaatgagTTCCCATTCAATAACAGTGAAGCATTTCCTTTATTTCTACATTTAGTGTCGTGGTAAAAGTATTGTTCTCCGAAGCACTGGACTCCCAGAGAAGACGTCCTTTTCTTTGACTGAATTTGTTCACTGTTAGCAAATCTGTTACTTGTGCTTATTTGCTTTGTATGTTGGATCATACACAGGTttttcaaacaatgtgattATGTGCTTAGAACAATAAACACCTCTGGGAATATTTCTCATTTCTGGAGATCAGTTtggaaacataaaataaaaaaattaaatgattcTTTAGTGGACTGTAAATACATGATATACCTTTTAACTTTAAGTACATTCCCGTGTATGTGTATATAAGAATaaagagactgaaagagaagagagagagagagagagagtgcttgCTCTGGTATTGAATATTTCTCCCTGGACAGACCTATTGCCTTCTACAAGGTATCAGTGCTATGCAATGGATCTGGTTTACCAGAACAAGGAGTGGAAAGGGATGTAGTTGCTAAGGCGAGGTTGTCCTGAATGCAGTCTCATCCAATTTCAATTCCTAAGCCTTTATCTGCCGGCTATATGCATCCTAGTTGTGCAACGCGTTAATCTACACTGCAGCATCAATATGCATACCCCGCACTTTACATATTATATCTATAACAGTATCCAAATATAAGAGTGTTGGTTTGATCGTCTTTCaataatcacatttctttctacAGGGTGGAAGAAGCCTGGTTTACACCTTGCTccaacattttagattttaatCCAATCAATTATCTAATGCCTCTGTGAATGCATTACAAATCCATCTACTGTGTTCTGATTGTGCTCAATTAAGCTGAACCCTTCCtgtatttaaattaattgtatttttttttaaactgattcTGTGTAAGACTGTTGATGAAGTCATGAGTCAGTGGTGCTCAGTGGAAGATGATCAAAATCAAATAACAATACAAGTCTCATCTCCTCAAACATGTTAGCACCAGGAATTAAACCAGTTATATTATTCCAAGTTACATACATTTGGTGTCAAAGTGAAGAATAATATGTGCTCTTAACAACCCTAGTAAACTTGTAGTTGTAATTTGTTCATGGTTTTGTGCTGTTTGAATCTGTTTTGAAGTGTGTGAGGAAAATTCTCAATAATCTACAGCGGCATTCTAGAATTTGATTGGGGACTAAAGGGTCACTTAGGTATAGGGTTACAATATATACTGAtccgccataacattatgacctctGATTGGTGAAGTCAATAACgttgataatcttgtta is part of the Esox lucius isolate fEsoLuc1 chromosome 16, fEsoLuc1.pri, whole genome shotgun sequence genome and encodes:
- the cdk5r2b gene encoding cyclin-dependent kinase 5 activator 2b; the protein is MGTVLSISPTLNKGTLLDCKKDSDHAIKTGSVKKPSMLVSALTFKRMVCDSTKNKNDKKVNPVVAQVSNKHNDQLNTENNPKSQPPIRDNPVPVPTVPSQSLLPTQPQIPSENVKLLPVQKQPSQGSILSPRRVIIQASTGELLRCLGEFMCRRCYKVKITCSEVILWFRNVDRTLLLQGWQDQGFITPANLVFVYLLCKESIPNDIDNAFELHGIFLLCLFLSYSYMGCEISYPLKPFMVMAKEEDFWDSSVNIINNTSAKMLQLNADPHFFTQVFQELKDEGESKDKDLDR